The sequence ATCGCAACCAGGTGATCCACATTTTTGTCTCGGAATCTCTCGCAGCCGCGGCACTCTATACCAAGGTCAAGCAAGGCGGTACTGCACCCATGCAGAGGATGACACGCAAGGATCTGCTGAGCGAATGCCTGTTCATTTCGTCGGTGCTGCGCAACGAGTTCGTCTTTGGCATTGACTCGCTCGAGGTCAACGTAGACCGCACCATCGATGGCATGGTCGCCGACGGTGTTTTGGAGAAGCACCCAGACATCAAAGCTGAAGAAGGCGGCTCCATTGAGCTCAGCGCAAAAGAGCGTGAGAATGGTCGCGAACAATTCGATTCGTTCCTCTTTCTCATCTGGCCCTTCATCGAGGGCTATTGGCTCGCTGCTGTGTCGCTTTTCTCTCTTATTCCGAAGGAGGCAGAGGCTAAGGGCTACCCCACTGAAAAGCTCCCCTGGTTCGCTGCCAAGGACTTTGAGAAGCACACACAGCTGCTAGGAAAGACGCTGTACGCCCAAGGCGAACTCTCGTACCTCGAATCGATCAATGCTGCCACCTTGTCGCAAGCCTTTACACGCATGGAAGAAATGGGCATGATCTTGCGCAAGAAATCGTCGCACCAGAAGCCTGTGCCCATCATGGCACTCCATCCTAGCTTTTGGCCCTCACAAACGACCAAGCTCACTGACTACATGGACCGTCTCTCGCAGTTCCGACGGGAGGGTAAGGACCGTCGAGAGCAAAGCATTCGTCCCAAAGTGCGCCAGTACACGTCCACGTATATCCCGCCTGTCGTCGAGGAGTCGGCCATcaagcagcgtcaagcGCAACTCTGATGAGCAACCGCACCTTTTCACCCTGATCAGAGCCTCGTCACCCTTCTGTACCAGCGTACTTCCGTGTTCCCCCCATTCAACTCTGTCTTGCGTTGGCCAGCAAACTTGCATAGCATCGCAATTTTTAGTGCGAGGAGCTTCAGAGATACTGTATTTCGTTCTACTTTTGTGGCCCATTTTGAGGGGGCGAGTTTTGGTAGcgttattcgtgattcacgatttttgTTTTTGATTTCCTTTTCattcagtcacgagtgagtcTCTACGCTGCAGGGCCGACGTTTTCGGCAGAATCGGCTGTGGGCGTGTTCGGACGATGTTGGTCCGATTTTGACAGGAAGGCTCTCTCGTATCTGCTTTGTACGTTGTGCTGGCGTGTAGTGTTTGCACTCACACCTCTCACGCACGAGCCTTTTGTGGTTAACTTTTCCCAACAACTTGTTCGCACGACATCCGTTCCTCCACCATCTAACTTAGCCTGGACCTTGTTCTTGATCAAGTTTCTCCACATCTACATCTCTCACCTTCCTTTCAAGCATCCAGCATCCAGCATCCAGCATCGAGGCAATCCTTAGCTCTCGATTCTAGATTCCACATCACCAAACTGTCGGCGCACGTCTTGTTCAAGCTTGTTTCTGCTGCCTCTCTCCGGCTCAGACAGACGAGCGTCGCTTCCCCTTCGACTTCCAGCATGAGCACCGCTTCTTCCACCGCTGTTGCCGCTGTCATGGACAAGAGCACAAAACAGGATGACATTGCTGCGGCGCGTCGATTCCTCCGATACGTCGATGCCAGCCCCACCCCGTTCCATGCCGTCGCtaccacctcggccatgctcgatgctgctggctttcAACGTATCAAGGAGAGCGAGCTATGGGACGATAAGGTGAAGCGCGGTGGTAAGTACTACTTTACTCGTAATCAGTCTGCCATTGTCGCCTTTGCCGTTGGTGCCAAGTATGAGCCAGGTAATGGTGTCCACGTAGTTGGCGCTCACACCGACTCGCCCAACTTCCAGATCAAGCCCATCTCTCGCAAGACAAAGGAGGGATACCTGCAATGCGGTGTAGAGACCTACGGTGGTGGTATCTGGGCTTCGTGGTTCGATCGAGATCTCGGTGTCGCTGGTCGCGTAATTGTGTCCGACTCAAAGTCGCACGACAAGTTTACAGGCAGGCTTGTGCACATCAAGCGGCCCATCCTGCGTATCCCTACCCTTGCTATCCACCTCAACCGCACGGTCAATGAGGCATTCAAGTTCAACATTGAGGACAACACCGTACCCATCCTCGGTCTCGCCACTGAGCACCTCAACAAGCGCGCCGAcgaagctgccgaggctgccAAGGTCACTCCACAGGCAGTAGGTACACCTGTCATGGCGGAAAAGCACCACTCTGTTCTTCTGGATCTGCTTGCATCGGAGCTCGGTATCTCCGTAGAGCAAATCCAGGACTTTGAGCTCAGCTTGTATGACACACAACCCGCATCCATCGGAGGCATCAACAACGAGTTCATCCACTCTCCTCGACTCGACAACCAGATGTCGTGCTTTTGCGCTACTGAGGCCCTCATCGACTCTCTTGGGTCGGCGGAATCGCTAAATGCGTCTTCCTCGATCCGTGCGATCGCGCTCTTTGACAACGAGGAGGTCGGCTCGGTTTCGTCCCACGGTGCCGAGTCCAACATGCTGCCAAGTCTCATTCAGCGACTGGTGGCGCTTCCGGTatcatcatcttcgtcttcgtcttcttcgaATCCAGCTGCCTCGAATCTGTACGAGCAGGCCATCGCGCGATCCTTTCTGCTTTCGTCCGACATGGCACACGGCTTCCATCCCAACTACCCATCCTTCTACGAGGAGAATCATCGACCCAAGATCAACCAGGGACCAGTCATCAAGACCAACGTCAAGCAGCGGTATGCTACCACCGGCCCCACCGCTTTCCTTATTCGACGCATCGCGCAGCGCGCACAGGTTCCTCTGCAGTCATTTGTGGTCAAGAACGACATGCCATGCGGATCTACGATCGGACCTATGctcagcaagctcggcatccgaactctcgaccttggcaaCCCGCAGCTGTCGATGCACTCGATCCGCGAAACTTGTGGGACCAAGGATGTCGAGTACAAGATTCAACTCTTCAAGCATTTTTTCGATTCGTTCGAACAGATCGATGCCCAGCTTGTCATTGACTGAACACCAACGCTTCTAGGAGACTCAACAATGGTCTTGCAGCAATAACAAGGTTGAAaacagagagagaggctTGTGGAATACGATTGCTTTCGCAAGCTCACTACAGGACTAAaggatcgagttgagcatcgacgatTCTTCTGCGTTCAAGTGAGGTGCGAGAAGAGACTCGAAAGAGGCACGCCCGACTGTCTGTGCAAGATGCTGCAGGTATTGAGACAGCCAGGTCTTCAAGTCGATCGTGTAGGCAGGGTCAGACTTgagatcctcgtcgtcttcaaGCCCGaaagcatcgtcgtcctgcAACGCATCCAAGCCACCTGGTCCCAGCATGTCCGAgagcaagccaaagtcgtCCTTTCCTCCAGAGTGCGGCTCGTACTCGTCATCCCACTCaccgtcttcgtcgtctgtCTCGGGTGTACGCGCTCGGTCTCCTGCATTCAAACCTCCCCGATTACCGCATCTGGAAGCACTACTCCATTCCTTGACAAGTACCTTGACGATCTTGGCAAACATCGGCACACTGGTGTACTGGTGTGGCATCGTCTTTGCGCGTGAACGAGTCCGGATGATACCCGAGTTGTCCGGGAGGATGTCACCTCGGACGTTGATCGTGGTGAGGAAAGGCCGTCGACTATCTAGAACcttggcaagcgcaagcgcgcTCACTCGTTGTGCCCAGAAACCCTGCAAGgtctcgacattgtcgaccCATTTCTTGCAGAGCACCTCAAGCCCGTTGCCGCTCTCTGCAGTCGGATTCTGCACAGAAGGCGCCACCTGCATCGACTCGAGAAGATCCATGACCTCCTTTGCCTGCTCATCGTTGTCGTGTAGAAGATACGCAATAGGAACAATGAGAGACTGTATAAAGCTGGCTGTTTGTGCTGTTGCAAGACGTTGGGCCATAGCGTTGAGCAGTTCTGGCAGCACGTGCGCGATCTGATCGCGTGCCTTTCTCAGAAGCGCCACTACAAGGTCACCTACAGCAAGACCGCCGCTCTCGAAGTTGTCGGTAGgaacgagcagcttggcaatGATCTGGAGCATAAGATCCACCGATGCTGTCTGCACCTTAGGCTCCTTCCAATCAACGAGCTCCTGAGTGCATTTTTTGACGAGCACGGTTAGACACTCGATACCATTTTGCAGCACATCACGATCCTGGCTGGTGGAAAGTACTTGGAAAAGATTCGGACAGAGCACGTTGACTGCGCCgcgaagagcagcagagtTGGCACCGTCGAGCACACTCTTGGCGAGCTCTATCGCAGTTTCCACAACAGCGGAAGGTTGGTCATCTGCAGACGAACTTGGCTGGCCTGACAGACTTGAGCCGATGGCGGCGGACAAAAATGGCAAGCTTTGCTGGACGATGACTTGGGAGACGCCGGTTTGCTTGGATCTGGCGAGCGACTCAAGCAAGTCCGAGACCACCGAGAGAAGAAAAACATCTTGAGCATTTGGTGCCCATACTTGAAGAGCTGCGCGGACAATCTCGCCAATGATGTCGGGCTCTACGTGGGCCGCTGTCGTAACGTCGCCGCTTTCCGTCTCTTTGACAATTACCGCTTGTAACGTCTCGATAATGAGGATGAGCGTGTCGTCGGAAGCCTGCGTAAGAAGAGGTCCAAGTTTTTGCACGATACGTGGTGCGTAAGGATCCACAATGTTTGAGGGCAAGTGTCGGTAGAAGTTCTTGATGGTGCGGACCGCTGAGATCTTGACTGGCAGAGAAGCACTTTCGGAGTCGATCGCGTTGACAGCTGCGTCAAGGAATTGAGTGGCCAGTTCGGAGGGGAGCGAGGTCGCAAATTGGGATGCGAAAACAAAGCAGCGCCCTTGCAGGAAAGGGTGTGTATCATTGCCAACGTTGGGTAAAACAATGTTGGAGAAGATGGACTCGAGGCCAAGTGCGACTTTGCCTTCGGACTGAGTGTCGATAATTTCGCCAATAGCGTCTGCGTTGTTGCCGATGGCCGCCAGTACACCTTCGTGCGCCTTCCACCAATTCTCGTTGCCAGCAGCCTTCTCGGCGCTTGCCTGTGCAACGAGTTGGTGAACCTGGTGTCCGATGGATCGAAGCGATGGAATCGGAAAGTCCTCGATGAGCATACCGAGCAAGTCGGCAGCTGCAATGCGCAGGCTGTAAGCGAGAGTCtcgtcatcttcatcgGCGATGAAGGCGTTTGCGTCGTTGGCCCAAttgtcctcgtcgtcgacggtCATATCAATGAAGACGAGGAGCAGACTGATGAGCTGTTTCAAGGCCTCAGTCTCGCATCCCTGCCCCCCTGTACCACCATGGACAAAAAGATCGCGGGAGCGGTCTCCTCGGGACACTTCATTGATAAAATCGAAGATAGAGCAAGCCAAGGAGGGCAAGTCGCAAGAAACATCTTCTTCCCCCTCTTCTGTTGCGGGTACATCAATACCAGACGTGCTGGATAAATAGAGCTGCTTGAAGACGGGAAGAAGTGAGGCGAGATTGGATATGGACGACTGAATGAAGCTGTACAGGTATGATTTGAACTGAGCACGGAACATGGCAGCGAccttgagcgtcttgaagATTTCGTTGCGCAACGCCAATGTTGGCCACCCCTGCTGTAAATCCGAAGCAAGCTCTTGAGCTGCATCAGTGGCTAGAAGCGTCTGCATCATGGAAAGCCAACGTGGAAGCATGACCTGCGATGCTTGCTTGACCACATCGGGATACGACTCCTTGACCATAAAGAGGGTCGTGAGGCATTGtcggaagacgagcaggcACCTAGCGCGCACATAGGCActgtgttgctgctcttgtgCTAGGACTTGCTCCAATGCAGGAAGAATCTCTTTGGCTACCTGAATGAGCTGAATctcatccatctcgacacGAACAAACTCGGAGAGGAGGGTCATGGCACCATGCAAGCCATTGGGCTCTTGTTGTTGGAGGAGGTGCTGTATATAGGGGAGCAGATCGGGGTATTCATCGGGATAATCGGGGCCAGCGATGGTAGAAATGGCGTAGGATGTGGCGTTGCGGATCTTGCGAACGGGATCAGCGAGACCCGCCAGCAGAATTTGACGAatctgctgcttgaccgTCACATCGAGGGCGCTTCCGACGAAATTATCAAAGTAGGGCGACCAACGTGCTGTGATGTACTTGCGTAGAGCGAGACCAGCAGACTGTCGAATGTGTATGGGCGTGTTCGAGTCAAGCAGCACCTTGACAAGACCCAAGCCTGCCTGTCCTGTAGGATCGGTCTGAGGAGAGCGTAACGATTCGAGTTGTGACTCTGCCTGAGTCCTGGTAGCCGCATCCGGTGAGAGCGTTGCCTCGAGGCAAGCTGctagctgctgctccatgATGTGTTTTGCGCTCCAGACGGCAGCTGAAAGGCTGTGTTGGGCAGACAATGATTAGAAGCGCAGGCCTctcgagacgatgcgatGGAGTAAGGAACTGATTAGAACAGAGATGTTGGCGTTGCTTGGTAAGTGTTGGTCTTTCTTTCGCCAGCCCAGTTCACTCACGACCACACCACAACCCAAAGAAAGGCgctttcgtgattcgacGCGGCATGCCCCAAAATTTCTCAAAAGGAGCTGTGCTTTCTTCCTTTTCTTTGCCACGCCATACGCAGGCCGAAACCCGAGAAGATGTTCTGACCTCCAATTCGTCCACAGTCGACTACCACCCACaatcacactcacacttAAACTGCTTCCAAGCTAACGTGGTGGGAAGGCTCGAAGCTTATCGCTGCATCGAAACAGTGCCTTGATATTTAATCGAACAGGGCACCCGATTTTACGTGTTCAATTGTAAAGCACGCTACGACGATTGCTTGCGAACAGCTCACGCAGACCGCAAGCAGACGCTGACTTTGTGCAACCTTCTGTGCGAATCGGACGTCAATGAAATATATCAACGTCGTCAAATTGGTCTGGTTCCAACGAAATGTACGATCGGAAAGAGTGTGGCTCAAGACAGAGTAGATCTCGTACGGTGGGTAACATATGCACAAAGCACTGTAGTTAAGATTCCGAGAATGCGAGCGTGGGGCGCTGTGAAACTTGAACGCACCGTCGAAACGTCATGTTCCTCATCCTTGCCGTCTTGTATATTCCCGAGGCTTGTCAGGGCTAAGATTATCAGCATGGCATTAGTAATCATTGACCTTTTCGCGCACAGCAACATACATGCATTTGGCTCCTCCGCTGAATTTTCCAGGCATGTCGATTGGGTCTATTCCATCTCTTTGCGCGAGATGCCGTCTCTGGAATAAAACGAGGTTccagacgagctgcgagagGAACAAGTCCACCAGGGAGGACAGGATGGCGAGAAGATCTCGACCAACACGGATCGGAGCGGTCGTCGGCGGTAAATTCGAATATGCATTCGGTTTATGACTGTCGTGGTGATTACTAGCCTAGACCCCTGCTCTCCTTTCCGACCCTACACCGCCGCCAGAGCAGGGCGTAGAATCAGCGGTCCCACTTTAACGAGTCCGAGCTGGGAAAGCAAAGCAATTGTGGTAGATTGCACCACCCTCGCTTCCTTGCTGGCCGCTTTGTGGCTTAAGGCGCGGTAGTTGGGACATATCAAAGTGCGTGAGTGGGCGCAGCGACTCCATGGCAGGGATAGCAAATTCACCGTCTTCTCGTGAACCTGACACCCTCCAGGACTTACTTGCGAAACGACAAATACCGAGGGAACTGGAGGCAAACACCGTCCGCGTGATCAAATTTCCGCTTtgaaagtcgtgagtgggtTTGGGCTCGAGACAGCTTCAAGTGTAGTACAAGTTACTTCTGCCCGACACAGCTTCAGATCGAGTTTTGCATGTACAAGGCCGAGTCGCCTCAGGGCGGATCATGCTGCATCAGTTGCTCGTAGCTCCGCACCACTTGTGGCTTCTCCTACGCTCAACGAGAGTGATTGGGCCTCGCTCTTAACAATCTACCTTGCATCGTTCGGGTCTGAACCCTCTCGATGGGCCTAAACTGATGGCTCCGTTGAGGACGAACTTACGGCTTACGCGTACTTCGCTGAGTCCAGCACCAAGATGTGGGAGTTTACCACGGCCATCGGATCTGGCTCTACGGTCTACTGCGCTGAACTGCTTGCCATCCGTAAAGCCCTCGAACACGGTGTCGCCAACGCGGACTCTATGATCTTTTGCAACAACCGCGACGCAGTCATTCGCATCGGTGCTAGGCACAGTGGTGACCCCGACATCTCCAGCATACAAGAGCTGACAGCGTCCCGACGCATCACGGTAGTCTGGATCCCTGGCCATCGTGACAACCTCGGGAACGAACGGGCAAACTTCCTTGCCCAAAGCGCTCCTGATGATGTGATCAAAGCCCCAGCAGACCACCGCGAGGAAGCTGGCGTCCGGCTAGCTATCCACCGGAAGACAGTTCAGGCCTGGAAATAAGACTTGGAAATCATCCCTCCGCGGTtccgagctcaaggcgaTCAATACACTACAATCGGGAGAAACCGCCAAGTTATGTAAACATCTCGAACGGGATCAAGTATCCATTCTGGCCCCAATTAGAACCGGTCATGCGGGTACATATTCTTACCTCAAGGCGCGCAAGGTCCCAGGTAAGACTGACAAGTGTGATCGCTGCGGGTCCCGGGAGGACCGcctccatcttcttctctgcCGCAACCTAACACGCCCCCAAAGAAGACCCGAGGGGCTCTTCCGCCAGGCGGGCCACCTGACCCGCAACCAGCACATCACATTCTTCAAACCGATTGATTCTAAACGAGCTAGAATTCGCTCTAGCGGTGACTACGTACCTGAGAGCGCGCTTTCCTGCGCGTGGAGCAACACTGTCGCCCAGCACGTAACCATCCCGCTATCCACCACTTCCCCATCCAGCTTATCCTGACAAACTTACTTTAGACAACAATACCAGGCAGCACGGCTCATCGGCCGAGACGTTTTTCGGAAGCTCCTGCTCTACTCATGTATTATGACTAGGCCGGGGCGGCTTAAACGTACAGTACATTACCCTTCATATGAATCATCTATTTTTCGCCTGTATCTTCGATTCGTAATTCTTGACTCCCGCATAAGCCTCTTTCGGCTTGGGTCGGTGTATGAAGAAATAAAAATAATAATAATAAAAATTGAAAATTAAACAAATACCTGCTTGACAAATTCCCTTCAACTCTTGCACCGGTCGCTTCATCAATCTCAAAGAGTTGCAAGGATTCATGATTATTTTCTTCCACTTCGTGATACTTACTCGAAGCTAATACCGATTCGAGTAGTATGCTTTGAGCAAGAAGGGCTGCTCAGGGTTGTGAAAGATAAAACAGGCTAGCGAAAGCGGACGAGCTCGTAGAGGAGTTGTGAGAGGTGATAGGAGGGCGTAGTAGTCGAGCCCAAGGATTGTAGTTCGTCCTGCACAAAGTAGCCCTTGAGACAGATACCCCTTGAGAATAGTCAACATACACTACGATTGACTGGTACTTtgctcgatggcgagaGGAAGATCCACAAAGGCTTCCTTCGCAGCTCAGAACCAAGCAGCCCCGCCTCCCCTTCAGGCTACTATTTGGGGATCAAGCGTGCAAAATTTTACACAGTCCAGACGTCAGTGCAACCAATATGGCCGAATCGGTGCTGCGATTCATTGGATGAAATGAAAAAAGTGGTTAGTGTCGCCGGTGGTCATTGAACCGTTCTTACACCATTCGAAATGTCAGCGGGATTGGCCGGCTAGTGTTTAAATATGGTACTTGatgtattcacgattgggcGCTGCTAGCGCCGAGTGCCGAGTGTGTCTCCTTAAATAAACTTTGCACTTTATCGCGTTGTATAGGGTCAAAATGCGTATGTCATGTCAGGTACAGTATGTCACTTCGGCGATCTGCGGTGAAGGCGGAGACTGCTATAATCGCGAATTTGGGTGGGCTAAATATTCACAATTACTGTAGGTTTGTAGTCGTGCGGGATTTTTATTTCTATTGTTATTATTAGTATTATAAAAATTTGAATACTGATACGAGACTGTCGGCTCGGTGTCAATTCGGCCCCATCTTTGGCATTTCCAGTCGATCCGCTACCTTAGCATGAGTTCCCATGGGGCGTTCCCGGTTTTCGCGACGACGGCGCCCCGTAGGCGTTAGACCAAACATCCGAATAAACAAAAGTGAATAAGATCTCGAATTATCAGCTGTCCAGAATCGAGAGTCAAAAGACATGCAGCACGGCTCATCAATCAAAACAAGTCGATAGTCGATTAGCAATCACATTTATTACGCCGAGAACGGTGTCTCAGATGGGCAACAAGAACACATCCGGACCAAACACAAACAAACTTATTGAGATCGAATCTAGAGTCTTGTGCCTAGAACTTGTTTGATGCGTGGGGTGCACCGACGCTCAATGACAAACAAACACATGCCCACGATAGTTTCTGCCGCATCGCCGATATGTCTTTGCATGAAGCTAATGATTggctgctgaagctgaaGATCGCAGACCCTGTCTGATCTGCCGTCGGGCAGCCTTCGGGTACTTCGGCTTGCTATTAGGATCAAAAGCCACTGTCCTGTTTGGAAATGGCAGGCGGGGCCTGACCTGCGCCCAGTCTGAGCTTGGCGTTTGCGGGCATAGCGCCCACTTGCAGCGTAAAAACTCGATCGCAAGGATGCTTGCGGTCTAGGCTCGAACAACCTTTTACACATACCCATTGCTGATCGCATCGAGTCTCTTGTACAACTGGTCTACGTATCGAAAGTGTGATCAATGGTCAGCACGCTCAGCATCAAGGGGCTGGCAAGAACCTTGATTGATTGTGTAGCAGACTGCATACGACTGTCAAAGCTCTGCAAGTCCTGTTGCTAGACTGATCCCGCCTTTGCAACGAGACCACTCCTATTTTTGCTCCAAACTGATCCCTTCTCGAGAGGATTCTCATCGAAACAGGAATGTATATAAGAAGCACAACCTTGTTACCGAATCGCTCATCTCCTTCTCATCCATCAGTTTCCATCGTACCTCGTCTCTCTTCTGTTTCAAGACCCCTATTTTAACCCTCCAAACCCGTACCTTGCGGCTTAATACGTTGGGCAAGATGAAGCTGTCCTTCAACCTCCCTTTGCTGCTCTCAGCAGCCTTTATGGCAGCGCCTACCCTGGCTCTGCCCAACTTCGGCGCCATGATGACTCCCGGACCCAACGGTGAGCCTTCGCACTTTGAAAAGCGACTGATTTCGGCCAACCCCCTCAAGATTCAGGGCATGATCAATGACCTGAAGAGCAAGGTGGCCGAGCTGAACAGCAACATCACTTTCCCCGATGCAGGAGACCTgctcaaggccaagatcaCTGATATTACGCCCGATAGCATCTACAAGTCTTTTGGCGTGCGACGAGATCTCGGACTTTTGCCTCCGGGTGAAGACAAGTACCACCCTTGGCAGGCTCCTCCAAGGGGCGCCAAACGTGGACCTTGCCCTGGTCTCAACACGATTGCCAACCACGGCTACATTCCTCGCAACGGTATCGTTAACCCCATCCAGCTGATGGTCGGTACGTTCCAAGCACTCAACCTGAGCCCGGATCTTTCTGCAATCCTTGTCGCTATCTCATTCGTTGGCTTGGGTGACCTGCTCCAGATGAAGCTGTCGATCGGCGACCGATACGGATTGGGCAGCGGACTAAGCCACCACGGTATCCTCGAGGGCGATGCTTCGGTGACTCGTGACGACAACTACTTTGGCAACAGCTGGGACGCCGATCCCAAGCGAGTCGCGCAGTTCATCagcgagaccaacacgTACGGAAAGGGAAACGTTGACATTTGGTCGCTCGCCAACTCGCGCTACCGAGCTTGGGATTGGAGCCGCAAGAACAACCCGGTCTTTGACTTTAACCCCTGGCGAATGCTTGTTGCCTATTCCGAGAGTGGATTCGTACACGAGGTGCTTCGTGGATCGTTTGTCAAGTTCGACGAGGCCATGATCAAGAGCTGGTTCCTTCAGGAACGATTCCCCAAGGGCTGGTCCAAGAGGATTGTACCGTTCTCGACACCCGAGATCGTTGCTTGGGCGGGCATTATCGACCTGGCCAAGCCGACGATTCCTGGCTGGAGTGTGGGTAAGGGCGCTTTCAT comes from Mycosarcoma maydis chromosome 1, whole genome shotgun sequence and encodes:
- a CDS encoding putative aspartyl aminopeptidase; amino-acid sequence: MSTASSTAVAAVMDKSTKQDDIAAARRFLRYVDASPTPFHAVATTSAMLDAAGFQRIKESELWDDKVKRGGKYYFTRNQSAIVAFAVGAKYEPGNGVHVVGAHTDSPNFQIKPISRKTKEGYLQCGVETYGGGIWASWFDRDLGVAGRVIVSDSKSHDKFTGRLVHIKRPILRIPTLAIHLNRTVNEAFKFNIEDNTVPILGLATEHLNKRADEAAEAAKVTPQAVGTPVMAEKHHSVLLDLLASELGISVEQIQDFELSLYDTQPASIGGINNEFIHSPRLDNQMSCFCATEALIDSLGSAESLNASSSIRAIALFDNEEVGSVSSHGAESNMLPSLIQRLVALPVSSSSSSSSSNPAASNLYEQAIARSFLLSSDMAHGFHPNYPSFYEENHRPKINQGPVIKTNVKQRYATTGPTAFLIRRIAQRAQVPLQSFVVKNDMPCGSTIGPMLSKLGIRTLDLGNPQLSMHSIRETCGTKDVEYKIQLFKHFFDSFEQIDAQLVID
- a CDS encoding uncharacterized protein (related to KAP114 - Member of the karyopherin-beta family, nuclear import), yielding MEQQLAACLEATLSPDAATRTQAESQLESLRSPQTDPTGQAGLGLVKVLLDSNTPIHIRQSAGLALRKYITARWSPYFDNFVGSALDVTVKQQIRQILLAGLADPVRKIRNATSYAISTIAGPDYPDEYPDLLPYIQHLLQQQEPNGLHGAMTLLSEFVRVEMDEIQLIQVAKEILPALEQVLAQEQQHSAYVRARCLLVFRQCLTTLFMVKESYPDVVKQASQVMLPRWLSMMQTLLATDAAQELASDLQQGWPTLALRNEIFKTLKVAAMFRAQFKSYLYSFIQSSISNLASLLPVFKQLYLSSTSGIDVPATEEGEEDVSCDLPSLACSIFDFINEVSRGDRSRDLFVHGGTGGQGCETEALKQLISLLLVFIDMTVDDEDNWANDANAFIADEDDETLAYSLRIAAADLLGMLIEDFPIPSLRSIGHQVHQLVAQASAEKAAGNENWWKAHEGVLAAIGNNADAIGEIIDTQSEGKVALGLESIFSNIVLPNVGNDTHPFLQGRCFVFASQFATSLPSELATQFLDAAVNAIDSESASLPVKISAVRTIKNFYRHLPSNIVDPYAPRIVQKLGPLLTQASDDTLILIIETLQAVIVKETESGDVTTAAHVEPDIIGEIVRAALQVWAPNAQDVFLLSVVSDLLESLARSKQTGVSQVIVQQSLPFLSAAIGSSLSGQPSSSADDQPSAVVETAIELAKSVLDGANSAALRGAVNVLCPNLFQVLSTSQDRDVLQNGIECLTVLVKKCTQELVDWKEPKVQTASVDLMLQIIAKLLVPTDNFESGGLAVGDLVVALLRKARDQIAHVLPELLNAMAQRLATAQTASFIQSLIVPIAYLLHDNDEQAKEVMDLLESMQVAPSVQNPTAESGNGLEVLCKKWVDNVETLQGFWAQRVSALALAKVLDSRRPFLTTINVRGDILPDNSGIIRTRSRAKTMPHQYTSVPMFAKIVKVLVKEWSSASRCGNRGGLNAGDRARTPETDDEDGEWDDEYEPHSGGKDDFGLLSDMLGPGGLDALQDDDAFGLEDDEDLKSDPAYTIDLKTWLSQYLQHLAQTVGRASFESLLAPHLNAEESSMLNSIL